TTCCAAACTTACTATTATAAAACTTGAGTTAGAATCCTCTCcatttttctttctatttattttttccattattataattttgtgtaaaattAACACATATTTGTATGACAAGtgacatttattttatatttatttaattttatatacataatataaaactatagtaattaagtcttccatttttttttagaaaatagagGTTCCCTACACATAAAACTTCATAATTCCATTACAATTTTCGCAACCTTTAGAGTGTGTTTgttttaagttataaaattacTTTCCTTAAAATCATATTCTCGGAATTATTATTTCTTGGAATAATATTTCTACGCATGTGTTTGGCCAAAAGTTAGATTTCCAAGGAttgtttataaatttaatttatttaaaaatttataaaaataaaaattaaattaaatgtgagTGTTACTAAGAAGTTAGAGTTAGGCTCTGTTTGACAAACTATAatttgagcttatagcttataagcctGTATGATAATAAACGACCTGTTTGGTAACCGTGTTtccatcacgagcttatagcttattttactagcttatagcttatatttcagacgctattttaaatagcgtcttagcttataacttatcattttttcttccattaatatttttataaattttaactattttaaatgttcatttaattattaattaataaatgtctttgtatgtcattttacatttatcagttagttaaaccgctaattttaccaaacactttaattagcCTATCCgatatcagccatcagtcatcaaCTATAAGCTATTAGCCATCAGCCATCAGTTATAAACTAACTTATCACTcaaccgctaattttatcaaacaaaattttagttggaCTTTATTCACATAGGAATGTTGGGTTATCACCCTTtaacatgaaaataaataagGAAGAAATCATGTGTAAAATAAAttcttgaaaataaaaattatctgaCAATAGTTTTGAAAAAcctaaaataaacataaaattattGCATTTTCAATATCATATTCCCATAAATCTTATTTACTAACTTGAAACAAATAGACTcttacttctcatgttattggttaagttttattttatattctcatctattaattctttttatatcatattctattaattttattattgttttctatttattgattatattttatttttaggtaTACACTTTGAAGTGTCGCAAAATatactttctttttctttctattctcttttgtttttatttttttaatttatttttatatagttTTAAGGGGTAAACTTTGAAGTGTCAAATACATTACATTCCGTCACAAAATAAGTGTTATAGTTGGTCATTTTACACGaattaagaaaatataataaataaaagagagaataCTATTTTTATCAATATATCCTCATTTACTATTGGTGTATTCAAATTATCATAAATGCATagtgagaaaataataaattgattgagattattaattagaaaatacaaTTGGAAGATAAAAGTTAGACTTGCATTGAAAACTAAAAGCAACATTTATTTTaagataaataattttatgaaatgCGACATTTATTTTAGAACATAAGGAGTATTGTTATGTGTTCCTTTTGATCGACGCTTCCtatttacatttatttttaatttatttaagtgTCAAATACATTATCATTTTGTAGGTATAAACTTTAAAGTGTACAGCAATGTTGTGCTTACACTCATTCCTACATCAAATACTTACACTTACACCGTATGCATTATATTTATACGTgaacaatatttttaaaataaaaaaatacatttatgaactGTGTCGTGTAAAGGACATGAACATTGAATAGTATCTATAAATAGTGTTCATGCACTGTTTATAGAAgtgataaagttggttaataaacgctcacatattaaaaataatttttagtagtaagacaaaattggttaatgaaatgtaaaaagttggttaatgaagtgatgaaattggttaataaacgctcagatatttaaaataatttttagaagTAAACAAAGTTGGTTAAAGAATGTAAAATATTGGTTAATGGAGTTGGTTAATAAACGTTTAGATTTTTAGtagttatgaagttggttaatgaaatttaaaatgttggttaataaaattatgaatttGATTAATCGCATCATTTTATATCTGTACTCCTttaatcaaaaaaaatatatattattataatattttactgTATTGATGAATAGTAAAATATGCATAGGTATAAGATGTTGAagtaagaccatctccaatgatagtttcttctattgagttctccacctagatcattaatttaataattaaatatttttaacatttaccatgtcataatagagttgcattgcaatgcaacaaaAGATTGTAGGacccaatcaaatcaagttatgaggtaaagttgtgggacccatatcaaatttttattaaagttaaaattaaataaattattttaatatgatgtggcttagtgggtcccataaagaactcaaaggtaagttgcaccattggagacgCTCTAAGAGTAGTAATTTTTATTGCAAAGGACCtcgctcttcttctttcttcaatTGCCTTGGGATACAAAATGTTTCCCTAGGAGTTGTGAACTTGTGATCCCTTTAGATTGCATTCAAATTTTCTATTTTCTTGaaccatatttttttatttaataaaatttaatacttATTATATTTGGGCTATATTTGGCAAGACATAATTTTGAGTTATAACTTATAAGTTTATATGAGATACGACAATTTAAGCTTGTTTGATAACGGTCTTTTTACGAcgagtttatagtttattttgctAGATTATATCTTACTTTTCAGACACtattttaaatagtattttaGCTTATAAATTAtaccttataatttttttttttatctttattattttaaaaaaaaccaacttttattttttatattttattttgatttaaaataaaataatcatgtattaaatatcttttatgtcatttaacATTTATAAATTAGTTGAACGGCTAGtcttaccaaacacttcaatcagCTTATCTGTTATAAGTCAAGCTATCAGTTATCAACTATCAGTTATAAACTTATCTGTGGTCATTTTACATAACACAATCATAAAGTgtaatttatgtttatttattatttattatgatcatttaatataataaagcaaaaggagtactttggcaagtttgccaagtgtcacTCCCTTATGCTTTCTAAccatttcttttcattctatttaTAGAAATTTCTAATTACttctttatattttaaaatattttttttttatattttgtagtTATATTTATTTGTATGATTATTCagttttgaaaatctgaaagaatcaattattattattattggcaGATTCTTTAACTTCCAATTTCACATTGGGTCATGCAAAATCACTTGGAAATCGATTTTGTGTCTTGGAAACAACCAAAACCACCTCACCGAAATTGATTTGGGGAAGAGAAAGATACAAATTGTTTCGCCTCTTATCCCTCTCCAAATCACATCCACATCAAAACCACCTTCACCACCGTTCTCCTCATATCTTTCCACAATCTAAAACTCTCCACCACCGTGAGACAACAACTCCGGCCAAGACAACAACAAAGTCCTTCTAACCCTAACAGAAACCCCAACCTTCTCTCTATCTCCATAACTTCCTCTCTCTCATTTCCAGAAAGATTTGCTTCAACCCTGCAACATTTTAAGACAAAGAAGCATGGTGGTCGGAAAACTTTACCCCTCAGCGGAGTAGATGGGAGAGCGGCGACTGTGCACTCAAACTTAAATCTGTTTGGTTTAACGAAAAGCTCACGTGATAGAAATCTCAAATATGGCTTATTCCATCTACTTGGAGGCACGACGGCCGGAGGCAGACTGCGAATGGGCTGCCGGTGGTTGGATTGAAACAACGATCTAATTGTCTCATTAGAAAGGCTGGAGGACGAGGAGTACGGAAAAAGTCATTGATTCTTGGTTGGAGTTCCTCATTGTCGGAGAAGATGGTGAAGGTCGCCGGCGGCGGCTAGGGTTTTTAGAAGAAGGTAGAAAGCATTCTTTTTAGGTTACTGGAGATTGAAAAGAAAAGTGAAAAtgatttgttatattttaatGAATGGATGATTCTTTGTGAAATAGTAGTTATTAGTAAGCTTTTAGAGCATATTGGATTAGAGATGGATCTTCCAGATATTAGTTAGCATTTTCTTTGTTGATTTTGACAAATAGATGGAACGAATTACATGAATTGATGCATTTTTGTGTGTGAATGTGTCTGTAGTGACGTCGGCTGATGATGGAAAGAATGTGGTAATGAAAGGCTTGAAACATGGTGCTTGTGATTATTTGATAAGCCGGTGTGAATTGAGGCTATGAAGAATATATTGCAGCATGTGGTTAGTACTACTTTCTCATTTGTTATGTTGTGGCACAAAGCAAGCGACACATAGACTAAGAATTGACGTCATCGTAAgacatattttttgattttatttcagcAGCTGGTACTCATTTGGATCTTTTTTTTACAAGGATTTTTGCTAATGTAAAACAGGATGTATCTTACAGACACACCATGATTGAGTTGGGTTCAGTTTTTATCACACCATAACCAATCTTACAGCAACATACATTTAAGTTCTAATATATCATACAACAACACCATGATTGAGTTTGACCGAAGTGAAAGAAGTCCAATAACAAGGAATCTGGTGTGCGTTATTTTGGTTAGTTGGTTTATTTATTtggttatttatttttcattacaTCAATTTGTTCTTAGTAGGTAGTTAATTTGTACTAATTTCATATTCACGTGATTGGACAAAAACGTATATatttttgcttatatttaagatcggaagaattataatttttttccagtATTTATCTTCATTGTCTCTATTACTCATAATGCAAATTGGGCAATTGTGCAGTTATTGCCAACTCAAGTGGGATTCGTTCATGGGTTGCGACAGGAAGAAGAGGTTTGTTCCCGCATCAAAACATCACAAGTGTAAAACATGCTTATATTGTAGTAGTATATGTTTTAATGCTTCTTTTCTACGTACTAATAATAAATGGTTATGTTGTTGTATTGCTATTCAGGAGAATTGTATTTGGCTTTCTTCAATCTGAGTGAACAATAAATGACGATAGAAACAATGACATTAGATTTGGATAGGTTTTTCCCTTACAGAGGTTCCATATATACATGTCAAGGTATTGAAGTATGGATTGGACCAAAAACTATACGAAGGGTTTCCGTACATGTCAAGGTACTGAAGTATGGACTGGACCGAAAATTGTACGAAGGGAAACGCAAGGGATAATAGCAGCAGACGTTAGAGTTAATGGATGTGCAATATTTTTACTTGCCAATATTTTGGCTTTCTATTATTCATTTAttattcaaaagaaaaacaaaagataaattCATGAATAACATCTCATTGTTGAGTTTTTTTTATACACTTTTCTGATCTGAGATGTTAATTTGGTGTGGTGCTGTAAGTGTTGGATCCCACCAAAGTATGTAATGGaatagttgttttattttttattaataaaattatgactTAATTGATATGCACCTTCCAAGTGTTGCTGCCGGTTTAAGTTACAATCTACATTTAAGTAAACTAATACAACCTTACAAAGTTTGAAACTCGAGAAATATTATATTGCTAAATTTACATTTTATGTTATAAAAAATGTAGTACATATATTAAATAGTACAATCAtcaagataaaaattaaaatgaatcatCTTTTCATGTGTATAATTGTGTTAATCTTTACACATGTGTGATAGGTTcaatatgtgttttattattattgGACATTTTGTTTTTTCTTACTTAACTAAATGACTGAAtctaagtaaaataaataaaatgcaaacacttatatatataacaataataagtactatatttttttaacaacactttttgtttttctattattttatttgtaaattatttataaattgtaatttcttctaaaaaaatctaaacccgtgcctcgcacgggtatccCACTAGTATATTATATATGGGATAGGACACATAAATATCAAGATTTTTTCTAatagtttataaaatatttaattacatccaaattaatttaaactctatttaaatatcaaaattatcattgtttatttaaatattttataattttttttctatttctcgTCTAAATCTTTATATCCTTTTAAAGATTCTTTGTTCATACACATGCAAAAACTATGTATCTGTGTAACTATGGAGTATGGGGAGACAATATAAGACTGAGAAGTTTTTATAGCATATATATACTGGATTcttaaagaaaaatgaaaattatATGGAAATGCTTGAAATAGatgattaaataaaacaaaagattCGATTAGAATGATGCAACACAATGTTAAACAGAAATATCCCTTCTCCAAACTCCTTGTTTGGTTGAGTGCCAGCAGTAGTCGCATTCTTGTCATTGCACTAAACAGCTTTCAAATATCACCTTCATTTCTTATAACTatgttataaatataaaatatccaGGGACCATTTAACTTTGTTAGATGAATTTTTGGACACATTCTTAATCTTCCTATCCAGTTGGGTTTGTTCTCTGAACAAAATCTTGTTTTGGAAAAAAGGaaacaactaaaaaaaaaagaatttcatTTATCATGAAGAATGTTTATGTTTACAATTTTGGCAAAGCCATTAGGCCAAAACAAGTCTCCATCTTACTCCTACAATAGCAACAATCTATCAAACTAAGAATCCACCAGGAATTTGTTGGCATCAAGCACAATGGTTGTTTCTTAAACTGAAAcactgtctgtctgtcttttgaCAAATGGTAAACTTAAGCCAGGAATGCTCGGGTCTCTGCGGAAGACACAGCAATCTTCTGGCTAGCAGATTTTAAATTTCTTCTAGTAACAATCTTCAAATATCCACTGACTTTACTGTAACCTGAAAAGTATATTGAAAGATCATGATAATAGGTGTATTATTGGCCTCGACAAGCAACATGCTTGAAGAATTCTGTCAGATCTTTAGGGATAACAATGAATGGTAACTTTAAACTCATTGTAACGTGCACACAAATTAATATTGCAATATAACATGGGGAACTAACCCGTTTATCATGTCTCATGTGTACATGTGATGATCCAGTGTGTAGGCGCGAATATCAGAAGGACTTGTACCCGGTCTAACAACAAATATCAAGACAAAACCAAACAAAATGAGTAGGAATAGAGGTATAGTCAGTGGCaatatatcataaatattcaacgaACCTACTACAAACAGCCTTTGGGTCAAATAGCATCTCTAAACATACATGGTTGTGTTCTCAAGAAAACACATTGAtttcatcaatttgcatttatCAAAAATATGAATACAGCAagttcacaacaacaacaatcatgcCTTATCCCATTAAGTGATgccggctacatggatcaaattcCGCTATAATGTTTTATCCAAGACCATGTTTCTATCTAATtcgttaatctcgagatctttcttaatagtttctcttatagtttttcaaAGTTTCCTCTACTTTTAGATGTTGGACTACTCTTCGTCTGATGTACTTTCCTTACAACAAAATCTACAGGTTTTCTCTCTACATGACCAAATCACCTAAGTCTATTTTTCAccaccatctttatcttttctactATATGTGCTACGCCAACGTtctctaatattgtcatttctaATCTTATTCATATCCAATGCAACATCTCTGCTACATTTACTTTACTCGTGTTGATTCTTTTGCTAGCCCAAAAACATAAAGATAGTCTATTTTTTGGTCCTAATTAACTGCTAACATTTATACAAGGACAGACTGGACCTCAAACAGTCATGACTCATGAGCCAAGCAGCCAACCAAAATCCAACTATTTGAAATGTATCCCATTAACCTGGCTAATACATTTCAATCCAAAATGAaagcaaattaatttttttctaaaacttaAATACTCCCTCTCCAACCATATTTATAATAAACAAAAAACTACAAAGACAATGGGAATAACCTGGCTAACACATTCAGAGTTGTCAGTAATCTGTTCAGTACTAACTTTTTTCTAAGAATTTGACAAAATTCTTTACACATGCATAGGGAGACAGATTTCTAGGTAAAATAAAATTCACAGTAAATTAGAGGCTATAAAAGGAATTTCGATAATGAATACACTTAAAAGATGTACAGTGTTTCTTATATTAATGTCAATGACCTACAAATTTTTCTACTTGTATACCAGAGGGCATAGTTTCCTTCCCCTCAAACCAAATCATACATAAAATTAAGGGGAAACATCATGTATTTAGGAAGAGAAAAACCTTTTGTTAATGGTTCCATAATGAAATTTGGGCTTGCCAGCCTTGATATCCTCAACATACTGTGGCCACGAGAAACAAAATGAGACATAATATGAATAGGCAACATAAAATAAAGGACAGAAAGGTCATATAGCTgaaacataccaaactcaaggtaaccaccattgatgaaaagGATAGAGAATTAAAAGGTATATCATCAAGTGAAAAAAGTTGACATTCTGATGATTCTGGACCGGGTGAAAAATGGGGCTTCTTCAGCTTTGCTAAGAATATCATGTATGTCTGCCACAAACATGtgataatcaaggtaaaaaaCCTAGTTAAGAGAAGCAACAAAAATAAACAAAGGACGGAAAATAAatcaaagtttcttcaacagtcCTCACTTGGCCAATTAAAGGAATGTCCAATTGAGCAAAGGGAGAAATTACTTCTACATCTGCATTTGCTTCCTCCCTTGTTTCCCTTACAGCACCTTCCATAGCTGACTCTCCAATTTCCAAATAGCCAGCGGGAAGCGTCCTTGTTGATACCAAAATATGAAATTAACATAGCTCACTGATGAAAAGAGATACAATATTCATCATTATGATAAATTTATTAGCATTTAGCTTATGATAGTTCTGGGAAAGGAACCTAATTTGTACATAACCAGATACAATGAGAATAAGAAGCAGTTTAGTAAAATATTGATTCATACCAAAGACCATGAGATGGTTGAATATTCCTCTTGCAAAGGAGGACTTTATTATCATGTTCAATGAGGCAACCAACTACCTACTTTGCCAGCCAAATATCAAGAAATGTTCAGAACAAAGTAGTTGGCCATAGTCTCGTacaaaattaatgaaaaaaataagtgCTATGACAAACAGTATACAACTACCAGAGATAATTTTCTAACAAGTCAAAGAATACATCCAAAAACATATGATACTCCTCCAGAACCTTATTTGTTTTGCATTATCATTAAGTGTTTCAGGAAAAAGGACTACTTCAGAGAACAAAAGTGATAGGTAAACCAACTTAAAGCGTGTTATATGCAGATACCTAAACCCTAACAACCATTTCAGTATCAACTATCAAATTCATGCATCACGCtctaattttcttttattaaaaaatttcctAAAGCTGAAGCAATGAACGCAGAGGGAAAAAAATCACGCTTCCTTTTCTCAAAGAGTCTAAACCCTTCCCCGAACCTTGCCATAGTGGGAACTTTGCAATACTAGGTTGCTAATGTCTTTTCTCAATATCCACTTCTAAAACATTTAAAGAATCCAACAAAAAagcataaaatttaatttaacaaGCAACACTTGTGTCTAAAATAATTCGTTGTATTGTGTATAGTATACCACAATgcatacattaaaaaaaattcagataTTGGGTGGAACTTTAGGTTATCCACACACACGAGACTGTTTTGTACACCAATTTGTGCACATTCATGCAAGTTACTGCAGAACTATGAAGACACTGGAAATACGATACCGACACTGACACATCAACACCGTTAATaacttgaaaaaatatataaattaaacgtAGTCACAAGTGTCGGTGTTGGTGCTACAAAGTATCGGAACATACAAAAGTATGTCACTATTACTTCACACAGGCACTAAATTGAATCAAACAGAAGCAACAGATAAGTATTCTAGGCAGTAACAGTTACCATTTTGGGATTTTGATAAGCAATCTTATCACAAACTGTACATATGGCTCTCAATTTTTCTTCACCCTCAGGTACATCATGTTTAGTTGAACCACCACACCACTGACAGAACTTGATACTCCGAACATTTCCCTACATTATCAATTACCATCAATATAGATAAAAAACTCTCAAGATTCTGATGCGGTTTCGCGAAAACCATAATAATACACGGAATTGAAGATTATTGGAGACGGGAAGAGAGAACTTACAGAAGATTGAAGCGATGACGAAGCGCGAAACGGAGCGAATCGAGTGATGCGAGGGGTGGGAAGGAGTTTGAAAGAAgcgttagggttagggtttgaaaTTGGGGAAAGTGATGATAGTGATGAGAATGAAAGGGAGGATCGAGGTTTAAGAGACCAGCGTTGGGTAACAAAGCCGCATAGCTGAAGCTGGATAGATTTGACcatcattcttcttcttctctatgaATTGAGTTTCTCAAGTACAGAACAAACCATATCTATAAGCttagtatatatttttaatttaaacaatctattaatttttgtaagtaattaagtaaaaataattaaatttgtataaatatgatattaagtaaaaataattaaatttgtaTAATTATGATATAGTAAATTTAAAACTTGTGCTTATGAAAacttttgcttataaaaaaattacataGAAGAATATTGGAGGATATTCTCTTAGTTAATTACATAGAAGAAGTATGTTGTCCAAAggttatttttttatatagaagGGGAAAATTATGTTTACTATAAAGATTATGAGCAAATTGAAAATGTTTTGTGGAAATAGAGTGTAAAAGAATCTATTTTATAACTTGGTTCGAGAGAGACAAACAATTTGAAGATGTAAGATCGTTAACTTATGGTTAATTTGTTTTAAAgtttatttatgttaaaaaaaaaaactagagcTTGAAAATCACGCACAAGAGGATACATCATCGGTTGACTAATTTGGATTCCACAAAGTACAAGTGAGTTATATTATCTAAGGATGAT
The nucleotide sequence above comes from Vicia villosa cultivar HV-30 ecotype Madison, WI unplaced genomic scaffold, Vvil1.0 ctg.000009F_1_1_3, whole genome shotgun sequence. Encoded proteins:
- the LOC131621550 gene encoding nudix hydrolase 23, chloroplastic → MMVKSIQLQLCGFVTQRWSLKPRSSLSFSSLSSLSPISNPNPNASFKLLPTPRITRFAPFRASSSLQSSGNVRSIKFCQWCGGSTKHDVPEGEEKLRAICTVCDKIAYQNPKMVVGCLIEHDNKVLLCKRNIQPSHGLWTLPAGYLEIGESAMEGAVRETREEANADVEVISPFAQLDIPLIGQTYMIFLAKLKKPHFSPGPESSECQLFSLDDIPFNSLSFSSMVVTLSLYVEDIKAGKPKFHYGTINKRPGTSPSDIRAYTLDHHMYT